From a region of the Cucumis sativus cultivar 9930 chromosome 6, Cucumber_9930_V3, whole genome shotgun sequence genome:
- the LOC101207918 gene encoding protein phosphatase 2C 53 isoform X1 → MEEMSPAVVVPFRVGNSVCDNPNMATPMDITRLKLMADTAGLLSDSVTKASDDLTEVGSDDCKSSNGEEEIGITAVSVMNDKCEGVPLSVVLSQNNSNWGAAGETISHGSEEDDSLSLEGDHIYDSSCSHSVISETSSICGDEFLGSEASSFDAFDSIINAKDISSVEIAAKANIEEANVESFETQIASSSSAAASLEEDVGGGIGTAACDNMVLQLPLEKKASEPVGRSVFEVDCVPLWGYTSVCGRRPEMEDAAATVPRFSELPVQMLVGDRVLDGSNKAIAHQTVHFFGVYDGHGGSQVANFCRERMHLALSEEIELAKHDIAVGNMKDNCQELWRKAFTNCFLKVDAEIGGGPGVEPVAPETVGSTAVVAIICASHIIVANCGDSRAVLCRGKEPMALSVDHKPNRADEYERIEAAGGKVIQWNGHRVFGVLAMSRSIGDRYLKPWIIPEPEVMFVPRAKDDECLVLASDGLWDVMTNEEVCDLARRRILLWHKKNGVSLPSERGLGIDPAAQAAAEYLSNRALQKGSKDNITVIVIDLKTQRKFKTKS, encoded by the exons ATGGAGGAAATGTCCCCAGCGGTTGTGGTGCCATTTAGGGTAGGTAATTCAGTCTGTGATAACCCCAACATGGCAACTCCCATGGATATCACAAGACTTAAGCTAATGGCAGATACTGCTGGTTTGTTATCTGATTCTGTGACTAAGGCTTCTGATGACCTGACTGAAGTAGGTTCTGATGATTGTAAGAGTTCTAATGGGGAGGAAGAGATTGGTATTACTGCAGTTTCGGTTATGAATGACAAGTGCGAAGGAGTTCCATTGTCGGTTGtgttatctcaaaataatagCAATTGGGGTGCGGCAGGCGAGACGATATCCCATGGAAGTGAGGAAGATGATTCTTTATCATTAGAGGGCGATCACATTTACGATAGCTCTTGTTCGCATTCAGTGATTAGTGAGACTAGCAGCATTTGTGGTGATGAATTTTTAGGTTCTGAGGCGTCTTCTTTTGATGCATTTGATTCTATCATTAATGCTAAGGACATTAGCAGCGTTGAGATTGCAGCTAAAGCCAATATTGAAGAGGCTAATGTTGAAAGTTTCGAGACTCAGATTGCAAGTTCTTCTTCTGCAGCAGCTAGCCTTGAAGAAGATGTTGGAGGTGGGATAGGTACTGCAGCATGTGATAACATGGTCCTTCAGCTGCCTCTTGAGAAAAAGGCAAGCGAACCAGTTGGTCGAAGTGTTTTTGAGGTAGATTGTGTACCTCTTTGGGGATATACATCGGTCTGTGGAAGAAGACCTGAGATGGAAGATGCAGCGGCAACCGTACCTAGGTTTTCAGAACTTCCTGTCCAAATGCTTGTTGGCGACCGAGTTCTTGATGGCTCAAACAAGGCTATAGCTCACCAAACCGTTCATTTTTTTGGGGTTTACGATGGTCATGGTGGCTCTCAG gTCGCAAATTTTTGTCGTGAACGTATGCACTTGGCTTTATCTGAGGAGATAGAACTTGCTAAGCACGATATAGCTGTTGGCAACATGAAGGATAATTGCCAAGAACTATGGAGAAAGGCATTCACCAACTGTTTTCTAAAAGTTGATGCAGAAATTGGAGGAGGACCCGGTGTTGAGCCCGTTGCGCCAGAAACTGTTGGCTCCACTGCTGTTGTTGCAATTATCTGTGCCTCTCACATTATTGTTGCAAACTGTGGAGACTCAAGAGCAGTTCTTTGTCGTGGGAAGGAGCCAATGGCATTGTCCGTGGATCATAAA CCAAATAGAGCAGATGAATATGAAAGGATTGAGGCTGCTGGAGGAAAGGTCATACAGTGGAACGGACACCGTGTTTTTGGTGTTCTTGCAATGTCGAGATCCATTG GTGATAGATACTTGAAACCATGGATCATCCCAGAGCCAGAAGTAATGTTTGTCCCTCGAGCGAAAGATGACGAATGCCTCGTTCTAGCCAGTGATGGTTTATGGGACGTGATGACGAATGAAGAAGTATGTGACCTGGCTCGAAGACGAATCCTACTCTGGCACAAGAAGAATGGTGTCAGTTTACCTTCTGAGAGGGGGTTGGGGATCGATCCTGCAGCCCAAGCAGCCGCAGAATACCTCTCAAACCGAGCTCTCCAAAAGGGCAGCAAAGACAACATCACGGTAATCGtgattgatttaaaaactcaaaGGAAGTTCAAGACAAAATCATAA
- the LOC101207918 gene encoding protein phosphatase 2C 16 isoform X2: MEEMSPAVVVPFRVGNSVCDNPNMATPMDITRLKLMADTAGLLSDSVTKASDDLTEVGSDDCKSSNGEEEIGITAVSVMNDKCEGVPLSVVLSQNNSNWGAAGETISHGSEEDDSLSLEGDHIYDSSCSHSVISETSSICGDEFLGSEASSFDAFDSIINAKDISSVEIAAKANIEEANVESFETQIASSSSAAASLEEDVGGGIGTAACDNMVLQLPLEKKASEPVGRSVFEVDCVPLWGYTSVCGRRPEMEDAAATVPRFSELPVQMLVGDRVLDGSNKAIAHQTVHFFGVYDGHGGSQVANFCRERMHLALSEEIELAKHDIAVGNMKDNCQELWRKAFTNCFLKVDAEIGGGPGVEPVAPETVGSTAVVAIICASHIIVANCGDSRAVLCRGKEPMALSVDHKPNRADEYERIEAAGGKVIQWNGHRVFGVLAMSRSIGDRYD; the protein is encoded by the exons ATGGAGGAAATGTCCCCAGCGGTTGTGGTGCCATTTAGGGTAGGTAATTCAGTCTGTGATAACCCCAACATGGCAACTCCCATGGATATCACAAGACTTAAGCTAATGGCAGATACTGCTGGTTTGTTATCTGATTCTGTGACTAAGGCTTCTGATGACCTGACTGAAGTAGGTTCTGATGATTGTAAGAGTTCTAATGGGGAGGAAGAGATTGGTATTACTGCAGTTTCGGTTATGAATGACAAGTGCGAAGGAGTTCCATTGTCGGTTGtgttatctcaaaataatagCAATTGGGGTGCGGCAGGCGAGACGATATCCCATGGAAGTGAGGAAGATGATTCTTTATCATTAGAGGGCGATCACATTTACGATAGCTCTTGTTCGCATTCAGTGATTAGTGAGACTAGCAGCATTTGTGGTGATGAATTTTTAGGTTCTGAGGCGTCTTCTTTTGATGCATTTGATTCTATCATTAATGCTAAGGACATTAGCAGCGTTGAGATTGCAGCTAAAGCCAATATTGAAGAGGCTAATGTTGAAAGTTTCGAGACTCAGATTGCAAGTTCTTCTTCTGCAGCAGCTAGCCTTGAAGAAGATGTTGGAGGTGGGATAGGTACTGCAGCATGTGATAACATGGTCCTTCAGCTGCCTCTTGAGAAAAAGGCAAGCGAACCAGTTGGTCGAAGTGTTTTTGAGGTAGATTGTGTACCTCTTTGGGGATATACATCGGTCTGTGGAAGAAGACCTGAGATGGAAGATGCAGCGGCAACCGTACCTAGGTTTTCAGAACTTCCTGTCCAAATGCTTGTTGGCGACCGAGTTCTTGATGGCTCAAACAAGGCTATAGCTCACCAAACCGTTCATTTTTTTGGGGTTTACGATGGTCATGGTGGCTCTCAG gTCGCAAATTTTTGTCGTGAACGTATGCACTTGGCTTTATCTGAGGAGATAGAACTTGCTAAGCACGATATAGCTGTTGGCAACATGAAGGATAATTGCCAAGAACTATGGAGAAAGGCATTCACCAACTGTTTTCTAAAAGTTGATGCAGAAATTGGAGGAGGACCCGGTGTTGAGCCCGTTGCGCCAGAAACTGTTGGCTCCACTGCTGTTGTTGCAATTATCTGTGCCTCTCACATTATTGTTGCAAACTGTGGAGACTCAAGAGCAGTTCTTTGTCGTGGGAAGGAGCCAATGGCATTGTCCGTGGATCATAAA CCAAATAGAGCAGATGAATATGAAAGGATTGAGGCTGCTGGAGGAAAGGTCATACAGTGGAACGGACACCGTGTTTTTGGTGTTCTTGCAATGTCGAGATCCATTG GTGATAGATATGACTAG